A single window of Streptomyces sp. NBC_00464 DNA harbors:
- a CDS encoding AAA family ATPase, translating to MLLWINGPFGGGKTQTAYELRRRLPGSVVCDPEHVGFGLHRTLPPALRGDFQDLPAWRQGVRDMLDLALRGHPGTVIAPMTLVDAGYFAEIVGRLREDGHPVHHFALLAERATVLRRLSERGLGRGPRTDRRMGGGVAGLGTRICGVVVNQQRSALPQSSALQLHAPRPAPSPAPHAPVGPGARASPSRNWTTAWSGSRARSSPSTSVPTG from the coding sequence GTGCTCCTCTGGATCAACGGTCCCTTCGGCGGCGGCAAGACGCAAACGGCGTACGAGCTGCGGCGTCGGCTGCCCGGCAGCGTGGTCTGCGATCCGGAGCACGTCGGCTTCGGGCTGCACCGGACGCTGCCGCCCGCGCTGCGCGGGGACTTCCAGGATCTGCCGGCCTGGCGGCAGGGGGTGCGCGACATGCTGGATCTCGCCCTGCGCGGGCATCCGGGCACGGTCATCGCCCCCATGACCCTGGTCGACGCCGGCTACTTCGCGGAGATCGTCGGGCGGCTGCGGGAGGACGGGCACCCGGTGCACCACTTCGCCCTGCTCGCCGAGCGTGCGACGGTGCTGCGACGGCTGAGTGAGCGTGGGCTGGGGCGGGGCCCTCGGACCGACCGGCGCATGGGGGGCGGCGTCGCGGGTCTGGGCACGCGCATCTGCGGCGTTGTCGTCAATCAACAACGCTCCGCGTTGCCTCAATCCTCCGCCTTGCAGCTGCACGCACCCAGACCCGCTCCTTCTCCCGCCCCCCATGCGCCGGTCGGCCCGGGCGCGAGAGCTTCGCCGTCGCGAAACTGGACCACTGCCTGGAGCGGCTCGCGGGCCCGGAGTTCGCCGAGCACATCCGTACCGACCGGCTGA
- a CDS encoding DUF5937 family protein encodes MSVTIDIAGLDPGRVVFETSPLVELGVALHALSEPGHHPGLHGWTTATTTSLEPDLADRLHEADFLWRNTFSDIFMPFAGVLGGNGRTGADLAEDLDILDRLDDERFVSAALEFTCANLYGTGAASPLHDPGMRARALDMAAARGPQQVEFTQRLLADPAPVRRWIRRLLEDCDEAFFADTWQRVRVQLAADARHKTDLLRHKGLAEAVRAVSPALSVDEDGKRISVDKLTEGSTDATDPDIGAGLTLIPTSFGWPHLMVLHAPGWRPVIHYPVHRPELPSPASVELLQLRMEALAHPMRMRLCRNIARSPYTTGELADTNGITSPEVSRHLTVLKKAGLVTTRRRGRYVLHQLDLTVVARLGSDFLEGILR; translated from the coding sequence GTGAGCGTAACCATCGACATCGCGGGGCTCGACCCCGGCCGCGTCGTCTTCGAGACCTCTCCCCTCGTCGAGCTGGGGGTCGCCCTGCACGCGCTGTCCGAGCCGGGACACCACCCCGGGCTGCACGGCTGGACGACGGCCACCACCACGTCTCTGGAGCCGGACCTGGCCGACCGGCTGCACGAGGCCGACTTCCTGTGGCGGAACACGTTCTCGGACATCTTCATGCCGTTCGCCGGTGTCCTCGGCGGCAACGGCAGGACGGGCGCCGACCTCGCCGAGGACCTGGACATCCTGGACCGGCTGGACGACGAGCGGTTCGTCTCCGCCGCCCTGGAGTTCACCTGCGCGAACCTGTACGGGACCGGCGCGGCCTCCCCCCTGCACGATCCCGGCATGCGGGCGCGGGCCCTGGACATGGCGGCGGCGCGCGGCCCGCAGCAGGTGGAGTTCACCCAGCGGCTGCTGGCCGACCCCGCCCCCGTACGCCGCTGGATCCGGCGCCTCCTCGAGGACTGCGACGAGGCGTTCTTCGCGGACACCTGGCAGCGGGTGCGGGTCCAGCTGGCGGCCGACGCGCGGCACAAGACGGATCTGCTGCGGCACAAGGGGCTCGCCGAGGCCGTGCGGGCGGTCTCGCCCGCGCTCTCGGTCGACGAGGACGGGAAGCGGATCAGCGTCGACAAGCTGACCGAGGGCTCGACCGACGCCACCGACCCCGACATCGGCGCGGGCCTCACCCTCATCCCGACCAGCTTCGGCTGGCCGCATCTGATGGTGCTGCACGCCCCGGGCTGGCGACCGGTGATCCACTATCCCGTGCACCGGCCGGAGCTGCCCTCGCCCGCCTCGGTGGAACTGCTCCAGCTCCGGATGGAGGCCCTGGCCCACCCGATGCGGATGCGTCTGTGCCGCAACATCGCCCGCTCGCCGTACACGACCGGGGAGCTCGCCGACACGAACGGGATCACCTCTCCCGAGGTCTCCCGCCATCTCACGGTGCTCAAGAAGGCCGGCCTGGTCACGACGCGGCGCCGCGGCCGGTACGTACTGCACCAGCTGGACCTGACCGTGGTGGCGCGGCTCGGCAGCGACTTCCTGGAGGGGATCCTGCGCTGA
- a CDS encoding threonine aldolase family protein has product MADRDEQVHDEAADGTQIPRGYGDEDADAQRLRRISAWRQADRILARTPVDRSLGEQLAALTAGAATVTDPDRPADIYGDGVVAELEQRIAGLLGTEAAAFFPTGTMAQQVALRCWAGRTGNATVALHPLAHPEVHERGALSAVSGLRTVHPTSAPRLPTADEVRDFAEPFGTLMLELPLRDAGFVLPTWEELEAVVAAARERDAVVHFDGARLWECASRFGRELPEIAALADSVYVSFYKTLGGISGAALAGSASLIEEARTWRHRYGGQLFQQFPAALAALIGLDRELPKLPSYVAHAKVVAAALAEGFTEAGAGWFRVHPEPPHTHQFQVWLPHPADALSEASVRQAEETGVALFRKWHPAAAGPPGLSFTEVTVSEAGLEWTAADVRAAVAEFLKRVDRR; this is encoded by the coding sequence ATGGCAGACAGAGACGAGCAGGTGCACGACGAGGCGGCGGACGGGACACAGATCCCCCGCGGATACGGGGACGAGGATGCCGACGCGCAGCGGCTGCGCCGCATCAGCGCGTGGCGGCAGGCCGACCGGATCCTGGCCCGGACGCCGGTGGACCGTTCGCTCGGCGAGCAGCTGGCGGCACTGACCGCGGGCGCGGCCACGGTCACCGATCCGGACCGGCCCGCGGACATCTACGGCGACGGCGTCGTCGCCGAGCTGGAGCAGCGGATCGCCGGACTGCTGGGCACCGAGGCCGCCGCGTTCTTCCCGACCGGGACGATGGCACAGCAGGTCGCGCTGCGCTGCTGGGCCGGCCGCACCGGCAACGCCACGGTGGCCCTGCACCCGCTCGCCCACCCCGAGGTGCACGAGCGCGGCGCCCTGTCGGCGGTCAGCGGACTGCGTACCGTCCACCCGACGTCCGCGCCGCGGCTGCCCACGGCCGACGAGGTCCGCGACTTCGCGGAGCCGTTCGGCACCCTGATGCTGGAGCTGCCGCTGCGTGACGCCGGCTTCGTCCTGCCCACGTGGGAGGAGCTGGAGGCCGTGGTGGCGGCGGCTCGCGAGCGCGACGCGGTGGTGCACTTCGACGGGGCGCGGCTGTGGGAGTGCGCTTCCCGCTTCGGGCGTGAACTGCCGGAGATCGCGGCGCTCGCGGACAGTGTGTACGTGTCGTTCTACAAGACCCTCGGCGGAATCTCCGGGGCGGCGCTCGCCGGGTCCGCCTCGCTGATCGAGGAGGCCCGCACCTGGCGGCACCGGTACGGGGGTCAGCTCTTCCAGCAGTTCCCGGCGGCGCTCGCCGCGCTGATCGGCCTGGACCGGGAGCTGCCGAAGCTGCCGTCGTACGTGGCGCACGCGAAGGTGGTGGCCGCGGCGCTGGCCGAAGGGTTCACGGAGGCCGGTGCCGGGTGGTTCCGGGTGCACCCGGAACCCCCGCACACGCACCAGTTCCAGGTCTGGCTGCCCCACCCGGCGGACGCCCTGAGCGAGGCGTCCGTACGTCAGGCCGAGGAGACGGGCGTGGCCCTCTTCCGCAAGTGGCACCCGGCTGCCGCGGGCCCTCCCGGACTGTCGTTCACCGAGGTCACGGTGTCGGAGGCAGGGCTGGAGTGGACGGCGGCGGACGTCCGTGCGGCAGTGGCGGAGTTCCTGAAGCGGGTGGACCGGCGGTAG
- a CDS encoding Rossmann-like and DUF2520 domain-containing protein, producing MNATAPQEPLDARDRPARLTVGVVGAGRVGPALAAALALAGHRPVAVSGVSDASVRRAATLLPDVPLVTPAEVLARAELVLLTVPDDALPGLVEGLAETGAVRPGQLIVHTSGRYGTKVLDPALRAGALPLALHPAMTFTGTSVDVQRLAGCSFGVTAPEQLRLAAEALVIEMGGEPEWIAEEARPLYHAALALGANHLVTLVAQSMELLRTAGVAAPDRMLGPLLGAALDNALRSGDAALTGPVARGDAGTVAAHIGELRTHAPQTVAGYVAMARATADRALAHGMLKPELAEDLLDVLADGSGAPGSAGTGPEESR from the coding sequence GTGAATGCAACTGCCCCCCAGGAGCCCCTCGACGCGAGGGACCGCCCCGCCCGGCTCACCGTCGGCGTCGTGGGCGCGGGCCGCGTCGGCCCCGCCCTCGCCGCAGCCCTGGCACTCGCCGGGCACCGCCCGGTCGCCGTGTCGGGCGTCTCCGACGCCTCGGTGCGCCGCGCCGCCACCCTGCTCCCGGACGTCCCCCTGGTGACGCCCGCCGAGGTCCTCGCGCGCGCGGAACTGGTCCTGCTGACGGTGCCCGACGACGCCCTGCCGGGTCTTGTCGAGGGCCTCGCGGAGACCGGCGCGGTCCGCCCCGGCCAGCTGATCGTCCACACCTCGGGCCGGTACGGGACGAAGGTGCTGGATCCCGCGCTGCGGGCCGGCGCCCTGCCGCTGGCCCTGCACCCGGCGATGACGTTCACCGGCACCTCCGTGGACGTCCAGCGGCTGGCCGGCTGCTCCTTCGGGGTGACGGCCCCCGAGCAGCTGCGGCTCGCCGCCGAGGCGCTGGTCATCGAGATGGGCGGCGAGCCCGAGTGGATCGCCGAGGAGGCCCGCCCGCTCTACCACGCGGCGCTCGCCCTGGGCGCGAACCACCTGGTCACCCTGGTGGCCCAGTCGATGGAGCTGCTGCGCACGGCCGGGGTCGCCGCCCCCGACCGGATGCTCGGCCCGCTCCTCGGCGCCGCCCTGGACAACGCCCTGCGCTCCGGTGACGCCGCCCTGACCGGCCCGGTCGCCCGGGGTGACGCGGGCACCGTCGCCGCGCACATCGGCGAGCTGCGCACCCATGCCCCGCAGACGGTGGCCGGTTACGTCGCGATGGCCCGCGCCACCGCCGACCGCGCACTCGCCCACGGCATGCTCAAGCCGGAGCTCGCCGAGGACCTGCTCGACGTCCTGGCCGACGGCTCGGGCGCCCCGGGCAGCGCCGGCACCGGACCGGAGGAATCCCGATGA
- the panC gene encoding pantoate--beta-alanine ligase, protein MTASAATLLRTAAELTGYPPEDDRAERAVVMTMGALHEGHASLIQTARAVVGPAGQVVVTVFVNPLQFGESADLDRYPRTLDADLAVAGAAGADVVFAPSVDEVYPGGEPQVRISAGPMGERLEGASRPGHFDGMLTVVAKLLHLTRPDVAFFGQKDAQQLALIRRMVRDLNFPVEIVGVETAREPDGLALSSRNRFLDPHERHTALALSRALFAARDRLAAQQALHARAQTAGATEGRAAGLTRLGEARLAADAQAVARARPDGGPAAVRAAARTILDDAAAEQPPLDLDYLALVDPADFTEIPDDRTDGDAILAIAGRVGATRLIDNIPLTFGAPA, encoded by the coding sequence ATGACCGCATCCGCCGCCACCCTGCTCCGTACCGCCGCCGAACTGACGGGGTACCCCCCCGAGGACGACCGGGCCGAGCGTGCCGTCGTCATGACGATGGGCGCTCTGCACGAGGGCCACGCCTCCCTGATACAAACCGCACGTGCGGTTGTCGGACCGGCCGGACAGGTCGTCGTCACCGTCTTCGTCAACCCGCTCCAGTTCGGCGAGAGCGCCGACCTCGACCGCTACCCGCGCACCCTGGACGCCGATCTCGCGGTGGCCGGCGCGGCCGGCGCCGACGTGGTCTTCGCGCCGTCCGTCGACGAGGTCTACCCCGGCGGCGAACCGCAGGTCCGGATCTCCGCGGGCCCGATGGGCGAGCGCCTCGAAGGCGCCTCCCGTCCCGGGCACTTCGACGGCATGCTCACCGTCGTCGCCAAGCTGCTCCACCTCACCCGCCCCGATGTCGCGTTCTTCGGGCAGAAGGACGCCCAGCAGCTGGCGCTGATCCGCCGCATGGTGCGCGATCTGAACTTCCCCGTGGAGATCGTGGGCGTGGAGACGGCCCGGGAGCCGGACGGCCTCGCGCTGTCCAGCCGCAACCGCTTCCTCGACCCGCACGAGCGCCACACCGCGCTCGCCCTGTCCCGCGCGCTGTTCGCGGCCCGTGACCGGCTCGCCGCCCAGCAGGCCCTGCACGCCCGCGCGCAGACCGCCGGGGCGACGGAGGGCCGGGCCGCCGGACTCACCCGGCTCGGCGAGGCCCGGCTGGCGGCCGACGCCCAGGCGGTCGCCCGGGCCCGGCCGGACGGCGGCCCCGCGGCCGTGCGCGCCGCCGCCCGCACGATCCTGGACGACGCGGCAGCCGAACAGCCCCCGCTCGACCTCGACTACCTGGCGCTCGTGGACCCGGCGGACTTCACCGAGATCCCCGACGACCGCACCGACGGCGACGCGATCCTCGCCATTGCCGGCCGGGTGGGCGCCACCCGCCTCATCGACAACATCCCGCTGACCTTCGGAGCCCCCGCGTGA
- a CDS encoding L-aspartate oxidase, giving the protein MTGIRLTAPAPGWSIDADVVVVGSGVAGLTTALRCAAAGLATVVVTKARLDDGSTRWAQGGVAAALGEGDTPEQHLDDTLVAGAGLCDEAAVRTLVTEGPDAVRRLIGTGAQFDTADDGTIALGREGGHHRRRIAHAGGDATGAEISRALVEAVREAALHTVENALVLDLLTDAEGRTAGVTLHVMGEGQHDGVGAVNAPAVILATGGMGQVFSATTNPPVATGDGVALALRAGAEVSDLEFVQFHPTVLFLGAGAEGQQPLVSEAVRGEGAHLVDAHGTRFMLGQHELAELAPRDIVAKAITRQMQLHGTEHMYLDARHFGAEMWEQHFPTILAACRAHGIDPVTEPIPIAPAAHHASGGIRTDLRGRTTVPGLYACGEVACTGVHGANRLASNSLLEGLVFAERIAADIVAHRPRSSAAAAVADHPAPSPLLPPEARSTIQRIMTRGAGVVRSADSLARAAEELEDLHRSAFLKAGAAEPKDAVPGVEAWEVTNLLLVSRVLVAAARRREETRGCHWREDRPERDDENWRHHLVVRLTPDRQLVLRRTDTEAFGPVQPSGAPDCAATGTTHPTPEEP; this is encoded by the coding sequence GTGACCGGAATACGGCTGACCGCCCCCGCCCCCGGCTGGTCCATCGACGCCGATGTCGTGGTGGTCGGCTCCGGCGTGGCCGGACTCACCACCGCGCTGCGCTGCGCCGCCGCGGGCCTCGCCACCGTCGTCGTCACCAAGGCCCGGCTCGACGACGGCTCGACCCGCTGGGCCCAGGGCGGCGTCGCGGCCGCACTCGGTGAGGGCGACACCCCCGAGCAGCACCTGGACGACACCCTGGTCGCCGGCGCGGGCCTGTGCGACGAGGCGGCGGTACGCACCCTGGTCACCGAGGGCCCCGACGCCGTACGCCGGCTGATCGGCACCGGCGCCCAGTTCGACACCGCGGACGACGGCACCATCGCGCTGGGCCGCGAGGGCGGCCACCACCGCCGCCGCATCGCCCACGCGGGCGGCGACGCGACGGGCGCGGAGATCTCCCGCGCCCTGGTCGAAGCGGTCCGCGAAGCCGCCCTGCACACGGTCGAGAACGCCCTCGTGCTCGACCTGCTCACCGACGCCGAAGGCCGTACCGCGGGTGTCACCCTGCACGTCATGGGCGAGGGCCAGCACGACGGGGTCGGCGCGGTCAACGCCCCCGCGGTCATCCTCGCCACCGGCGGCATGGGCCAGGTCTTCTCCGCCACCACCAACCCGCCGGTCGCCACCGGCGACGGCGTGGCACTCGCGCTGCGGGCGGGCGCGGAGGTCTCGGACCTCGAATTCGTCCAGTTCCACCCCACGGTCCTCTTCCTCGGCGCCGGTGCCGAGGGCCAGCAGCCGCTCGTCTCGGAAGCGGTACGGGGCGAGGGCGCCCATCTCGTCGACGCACACGGCACGCGCTTCATGCTCGGGCAGCACGAACTGGCCGAGCTCGCCCCGCGCGACATCGTCGCCAAGGCCATCACCCGCCAGATGCAGCTGCACGGCACCGAGCACATGTACCTCGACGCCCGCCACTTCGGCGCCGAGATGTGGGAGCAGCACTTCCCCACCATCCTGGCGGCCTGCCGGGCCCATGGCATCGACCCGGTCACCGAACCGATCCCGATCGCCCCGGCCGCGCACCACGCCTCCGGCGGCATCCGCACCGACCTGCGGGGACGTACGACCGTGCCCGGCCTGTACGCCTGCGGCGAGGTCGCCTGCACCGGGGTGCACGGCGCGAACCGGCTGGCGTCCAACTCGCTCCTGGAAGGCCTCGTCTTCGCCGAGCGCATCGCGGCCGACATCGTCGCCCACCGGCCCCGGTCCTCCGCCGCCGCCGCCGTCGCCGACCACCCCGCGCCCTCCCCGCTGCTGCCTCCCGAGGCCCGGAGCACGATCCAGCGCATCATGACCCGCGGCGCCGGGGTCGTACGTTCCGCCGACAGCCTCGCCAGGGCCGCCGAGGAGCTGGAGGACCTGCACCGCAGCGCGTTCCTGAAGGCCGGGGCGGCCGAGCCCAAGGACGCGGTGCCCGGGGTCGAGGCATGGGAGGTCACCAACCTGCTCCTCGTCTCCCGGGTCCTGGTCGCCGCCGCCCGCCGCCGCGAGGAGACCCGCGGCTGCCACTGGCGCGAGGACCGGCCCGAGCGCGACGACGAGAACTGGCGCCATCACCTCGTCGTGCGGCTCACCCCCGACCGGCAGCTCGTCCTCCGTCGGACGGATACCGAGGCATTCGGGCCCGTACAGCCGTCCGGGGCACCAGACTGCGCAGCAACAGGAACCACCCACCCCACTCCCGAGGAGCCGTAA
- the nadC gene encoding carboxylating nicotinate-nucleotide diphosphorylase produces the protein MSTPEENPRPTPVDVPLIQIGAPAPAAGGCGDGCGCGGEDGYDLDALECGLDPALAQLLAEAGLDPVTVEDVAHVAIEEDLDGGVDVTTVATVSEDAVATGDFTAREAGVVAGLRVAEAVLSIVCTDEFEVERHVEDGDRVVPGQKLLTVTTRTRDLLTGERSALNLLCRLSGIATATRAWADVLEGTKAKVRDTRKTTPGLRALEKYAVRCGGGVNHRMSLSDAALVKDNHVIAAGGVAEAFKRVRDEFPDLAIEVEVDTMQQVTEVLDAGADLILLDNFTPSQTAEAVALVGGRAVLESSGRLSLDSARAYAEAGVDYLAVGALTHSSPILDIGLDFRDTDGAGA, from the coding sequence GTGAGCACGCCCGAAGAGAATCCGCGCCCCACACCCGTGGACGTACCGCTGATCCAGATCGGCGCGCCCGCACCTGCCGCGGGCGGCTGCGGGGACGGCTGCGGCTGCGGCGGGGAGGACGGCTACGACCTGGACGCCCTGGAGTGCGGACTGGACCCCGCGCTCGCCCAGCTCCTCGCCGAGGCGGGCCTGGACCCGGTCACCGTCGAGGACGTCGCGCACGTCGCCATCGAGGAGGACCTCGACGGCGGGGTGGACGTCACGACCGTCGCCACCGTCTCCGAGGACGCCGTGGCCACCGGTGACTTCACCGCCCGCGAGGCGGGTGTCGTGGCCGGTCTGCGGGTCGCCGAGGCCGTTCTCTCCATCGTCTGTACGGACGAGTTCGAGGTCGAGCGGCACGTCGAGGACGGCGACCGTGTCGTCCCGGGCCAGAAGCTGCTGACCGTCACCACCCGCACCCGCGACCTGCTCACCGGCGAGCGCAGCGCGCTCAACCTGCTGTGCCGGCTCTCCGGTATCGCGACCGCCACCCGCGCCTGGGCCGATGTGCTGGAGGGCACGAAGGCCAAGGTCCGCGACACCCGCAAGACGACTCCGGGCCTGCGCGCCCTGGAGAAGTACGCGGTGCGCTGCGGCGGCGGCGTCAACCACCGCATGTCGCTGTCCGACGCCGCACTGGTCAAGGACAACCACGTGATCGCGGCAGGCGGGGTCGCCGAGGCGTTCAAGCGGGTCAGGGACGAGTTCCCGGACCTCGCGATCGAGGTCGAGGTCGACACGATGCAGCAGGTCACCGAGGTCCTGGACGCCGGTGCCGATCTGATCCTGCTGGACAACTTCACCCCGTCGCAGACGGCCGAGGCCGTCGCGCTCGTCGGCGGCCGCGCGGTCCTGGAGTCCTCGGGCCGGCTGTCCCTGGACTCCGCCCGCGCCTACGCCGAGGCCGGTGTGGACTACCTGGCCGTCGGCGCGCTGACCCACTCCTCGCCGATCCTCGACATCGGCCTGGACTTCCGCGACACCGACGGGGCCGGCGCCTGA
- a CDS encoding type III pantothenate kinase, whose amino-acid sequence MLLTIDVGNTHTVLGLFDGEEIVEHWRISTDARRTADELAVLLQGLMGMHPLLGMELGDGIEGIAICSTVPAVLHELREVTRRYYGDVPAVLVEPGIKTGVPILMDNPKEVGADRIINAVAAVDLYGGPAIVVDFGTATTFDAVSARGEYTGGVIAPGIEISVEALGVKGAQLRKIELARPRSVIGKNTVEAMQAGIIYGFAGQVDGVVGRMKKELAADPDDVTVIATGGLAPMVLGESSVIDEHEPWLTLIGLRLVYERNVSRL is encoded by the coding sequence ATGCTGCTCACCATCGACGTCGGCAACACCCACACGGTCCTCGGACTGTTCGACGGTGAGGAGATCGTCGAGCACTGGCGCATCTCCACCGATGCCCGCCGCACCGCCGACGAGCTGGCGGTGCTGCTCCAGGGCCTGATGGGCATGCACCCGCTGCTGGGCATGGAGCTGGGCGACGGCATCGAGGGCATCGCGATCTGCTCCACCGTGCCGGCCGTCCTGCACGAGCTGCGCGAGGTGACCCGCCGCTACTACGGCGACGTCCCCGCCGTCCTCGTCGAACCGGGCATCAAGACCGGTGTGCCGATCCTGATGGACAACCCGAAGGAGGTCGGCGCGGACCGCATCATCAACGCGGTCGCCGCCGTCGACCTGTACGGCGGCCCGGCGATCGTCGTCGACTTCGGCACGGCCACCACCTTCGACGCGGTCTCCGCCCGGGGCGAGTACACCGGCGGCGTCATCGCCCCCGGCATCGAGATCTCGGTCGAGGCGCTCGGGGTCAAGGGCGCCCAGCTGCGCAAGATCGAGCTGGCCCGGCCGCGCAGCGTGATCGGGAAGAACACCGTCGAGGCCATGCAGGCGGGCATCATCTACGGCTTCGCCGGCCAGGTCGACGGTGTCGTCGGACGCATGAAGAAGGAACTGGCGGCCGATCCGGACGACGTCACGGTCATCGCGACGGGCGGCCTTGCCCCGATGGTGCTGGGCGAGTCCTCCGTCATCGACGAGCACGAGCCCTGGCTCACGCTCATCGGGCTGCGCCTGGTGTACGAGCGCAACGTGTCGCGCCTGTAG
- a CDS encoding BlaI/MecI/CopY family transcriptional regulator: MPRQLGELEDAVMTRVWQWNRPVTVREVLEDLQQERSIAYTTVMTVMDNLHQKGWVRREVDGRAYRYTAVSTRAAYSAALMNEAWSQSDNPAAALVAFFGMMSAEQRDALRDAMRIVLPTLPEDVAQPAGEGSGEGVQAADDAEPDTGR, translated from the coding sequence GTGCCCCGCCAATTGGGAGAGCTGGAAGACGCCGTGATGACGCGGGTCTGGCAATGGAACCGACCGGTAACCGTGCGGGAAGTCCTTGAAGACCTTCAGCAGGAGCGGTCCATCGCCTACACCACCGTCATGACGGTTATGGACAATCTCCATCAGAAGGGCTGGGTGCGCCGGGAAGTGGACGGCCGCGCATATCGATATACGGCGGTCTCGACCCGCGCCGCGTACTCGGCCGCACTGATGAACGAAGCCTGGTCGCAGAGTGACAACCCCGCAGCCGCCCTGGTCGCGTTCTTCGGCATGATGTCGGCCGAGCAGCGTGACGCCCTCAGGGACGCCATGCGGATCGTTCTGCCCACACTTCCCGAGGACGTCGCGCAGCCGGCCGGCGAAGGTTCCGGTGAAGGCGTCCAAGCGGCCGATGACGCGGAGCCGGACACCGGGCGATAG
- a CDS encoding amino-acid N-acetyltransferase, with protein sequence MSSELPHTDFQTDPSVINLAITVRRARTSDVASVRRLLDGYVREGILLDKATVTLYEDIQEFWIAERDEDARVIGCGALHVMWEDLAEVRTLAVDHSIKGAGVGHQVLDKLLQTARWLGVRRVFCLTFEVDFFAKHGFVEIGETPVDGDVYSELLRSYDEGVAEFLGLERVKPNTLGNSRMLLHL encoded by the coding sequence ATGTCCTCAGAGCTTCCGCATACCGATTTCCAGACCGATCCGTCTGTTATAAACCTCGCCATCACCGTCCGCCGCGCGAGGACGAGCGATGTTGCCTCGGTCCGGCGACTCCTCGACGGCTACGTGCGAGAAGGCATCCTGCTCGACAAAGCGACGGTGACGCTTTACGAGGACATCCAGGAGTTCTGGATCGCCGAACGCGACGAGGACGCCCGGGTCATCGGCTGCGGCGCACTGCACGTGATGTGGGAAGACCTGGCCGAAGTCCGTACTCTCGCTGTTGATCACAGCATCAAGGGCGCCGGAGTCGGGCATCAAGTGCTGGACAAGTTGTTGCAGACGGCCCGCTGGCTGGGTGTGCGACGGGTTTTCTGTCTCACCTTCGAAGTCGACTTCTTCGCGAAGCACGGCTTCGTGGAGATCGGCGAGACACCGGTCGACGGAGATGTCTACAGTGAGCTGCTGCGTTCCTATGACGAGGGAGTCGCGGAGTTCCTCGGTCTCGAACGAGTGAAGCCGAACACCTTGGGCAACAGTCGGATGCTTCTGCACCTGTGA
- a CDS encoding histone-like nucleoid-structuring protein Lsr2: MAQKVQVLLVDDLDGGEADETVTFALDGKTYEIDLTTGNADKLRSLLEPYAKSGRRTGGRAASGRGKGRAVPGGNKDTAEIRKWARENGHNVNDRGRVPADIREAYEKANG; this comes from the coding sequence GTGGCGCAGAAGGTTCAGGTCCTTCTTGTTGACGACCTCGACGGCGGCGAGGCGGACGAGACCGTGACGTTCGCTCTCGATGGCAAGACGTACGAGATTGACCTCACCACGGGCAACGCGGACAAGCTCCGTTCGCTTCTTGAGCCGTACGCGAAGAGCGGCCGGCGTACCGGTGGCCGCGCGGCGTCCGGACGCGGCAAGGGCCGTGCCGTTCCCGGCGGCAACAAGGACACCGCCGAGATCCGTAAGTGGGCGCGCGAGAACGGCCACAATGTGAATGACCGTGGCCGCGTTCCCGCGGACATCCGTGAGGCTTACGAGAAGGCCAACGGCTGA
- a CDS encoding SCO3374 family protein: MTLTVPPPRAAFPAERGSRADGASRSACARWYEQELGWATAGSAPVRLLTGLRFDALVVPADAGHAALRRVGRTGPVALTGRRMSLLVAPGSADELPGLLDWLEWGGVALALTAVGSGGRITAPPPPGRPGPPGAAVWLRPPCPTHEQEGEPVFPALSGFGSRGGDAPDLIRLVDAVATECHRARLRRARTGMSPDETADQPLAFS; this comes from the coding sequence ATGACCCTCACCGTCCCACCGCCCCGCGCCGCGTTCCCCGCAGAGCGGGGCAGCCGTGCCGATGGTGCGTCACGGAGCGCCTGCGCCCGGTGGTACGAGCAGGAGCTCGGCTGGGCAACGGCCGGCAGCGCACCGGTGCGGCTGCTGACCGGGCTGCGGTTCGACGCGCTCGTCGTCCCCGCCGACGCCGGCCACGCGGCGCTGCGGCGAGTGGGTCGCACCGGTCCGGTGGCGCTGACGGGCCGGCGGATGAGTCTGCTGGTGGCGCCGGGAAGCGCCGACGAGCTGCCCGGGCTGCTCGACTGGCTGGAGTGGGGCGGAGTCGCCCTCGCACTGACCGCTGTCGGCTCGGGCGGGCGGATCACCGCACCGCCGCCGCCTGGCCGGCCGGGTCCGCCGGGGGCCGCCGTATGGCTGCGGCCCCCCTGTCCAACGCACGAGCAGGAGGGAGAACCGGTGTTTCCGGCCCTCTCCGGCTTCGGGAGCAGGGGTGGGGATGCTCCCGATCTCATCCGGCTCGTGGACGCCGTGGCGACGGAATGCCACCGGGCCCGGTTGAGGCGTGCCCGGACGGGGATGTCCCCCGATGAAACGGCTGATCAGCCGTTGGCCTTCTCGTAA